DNA from Quercus lobata isolate SW786 chromosome 1, ValleyOak3.0 Primary Assembly, whole genome shotgun sequence:
GGTACGTAACACAAAACCAAAGTTCCAATTTCCAATCACCCGTCATTGAATGTGATCCAATTGTGTTGGGACAGGCACCACGAATGTCACCTccagaagaaaataaaaggcactAAAAAGATGACCACTCTAAAGGAGACaaacagagagaaagagggGAAGGAACAAGTTTGTACTTTAGCCTAAAGGAGGAATTGGGGTCCCATATCAGCAGAAACTGGTAAGAGTCATATCTTCGAGGTGGTTGCAATCATTTAAGTGCTCCATTAATCACTCTCTTGATTTTTCCAAAGCTGAATGGTACATGTTTAATGGCAACCCAAAGTCACCGTATCAGACAATTTATTGGCATGGACAATTATTGTAAAGTTTGACTCCATTGAAAGGTTAGGCAGTATTGATTAATTTGATTTGCACccaaaataataagaaaaagctGAGGAAATAGTTTTATCACATTGATTTTACACTACAATAGTACCATGTGACGGGTATTATTGATGCAGGAGGCCATATACGTCATTGAATGATTTATTCTGAATTTTGCAATTTtctaaaatgtaattttaattcCTTGATTTTAGGTGTTCTAAAGATTTTTCTGGTTCAGATAAGATAATAAAACCAGCCCTCACTTTGTGGTATCAAGTTATCAACATATTTGGGCAGAAAAATGAGCTGCTTGTATGTTCATTTCATTCATATCAAGTGAAGAGGATTCTGGGTATTAAACCCTTTAATTGCAGTCGTTTTTTTCACATTTAGAAGAGATTGAAAATGGACAGTGCACTTCAAATTTCTTCTTGATGTGTTTATTGTCGTTAGATAGCCCAGATGTGAGGATTATTTGTACATGTAAATGACAACATGGTGATAATGACCATGATGCATCTTTAGAATATAGCAGGACAGTCCGATGTGCACCTAGTAATTTACAGTTGATTTGATCGTGTCCAATATCTGCATGCAGGCAGGGATCATGTTAACAAGAATGAATTTATATCCTGACAAGAGTGTTCTGCAGGGAAAAGATCTAAACATCATACCTTGTTCTTTGTAGGCATATAGAATGGTTCAAAAACAAGAGGGAAGGGGGTGTCCAGACCACATACTCTGGCTACAGGGGCTTCTAACTGCAAAAGCATGAACTTTTTAGTCACTAATTCATTCAAGTTCAAGTATATCAGCTCACATCCAGGCTGATCCAGTTTGCCTTACCAAGTATAAAGCAAgcattattattttgagttttttcatAGAATCAGTTCTTCAGGTAGCATTTCCACTCTCAAGACAAGTTATGATACTCCATATAACTTAATGTGACGTGCTTCAACTCAAGACAGACAGAAGAGAGCTAACAGGAGAAGTAAGCaaagaaacaataaagaaaaaaataaataaaaatagaattcaaaGATGTTATTTGTAAGTCAACCCCATTATGTAAATCCATATCAAGGCAACCTCACTCCCGGTATTCCACATTGTTGAGGATTTCATCTTCTAAATGTGACTTATGATGGGTTTTTTCTTGTTAGGCCTTCTTGGAAAATTCTGTTACTATATTGAAACAAGACTTagatttacaaattttttgcaGCTTAAAAGCATCATCCGATGCAAATTGCAGTTAATGGTTATTGCTGTCAAAGTCAATAATTTGAACCTACCTCACACTTCAAAAGAGAAAGATTTCCATAGCATGTAAAGACTTGCTAACTAGCCTAACGTGTGATTACGATTCATTTAGTATGAaccaataaagagaaaatatCATTAGTTAACCATAGAAGCACAGAAAGTATCAACCCAAAATGCAACCGACTTTTGTATTGGTCATGGAACACACCACCATTCTATAGTGCCACACGGAGGATACTATTTATCCATTGGGTTGGAACCTGGAAGAAATTTGGTCCAGAAAGTCATATCTGAGGGCATGGTCTAAGTGACAAAGTCAGAGTGGGTGTGGGAGCATTGATGTTAATAATAACCTGAGAGTGGGAGTGGCTCCCGAGAGGCATATTCATGGTTTTATTGGAAGAAGACAAGTAACATAATCTGTTAagtttgacatttcatttattttttatttttaaatgttgataGGGTTGGCTTTAGTTCTTAGGTATGTTTTTTCTGCCATCTAGCTAGTGATATGGCGCTTTTAGACCATCTAGCTAGTGACATGTCTCGGCTTGGCTAAATTCAGGTTCCATTAATCTAAGTCaaagatcaaataaaaatacGCACGTGTAAAGAAAAGAAGCCACTCGTGTTCTTGCAAGTATTTGCTTCTTAAAttggatttctttttaaatatctttCAGCTACTGACTATACTAGTTTGTGTGCCTCTTGTTTGGGAACTAGCCAATTATTAGGAGCCCTAGCTGCTGTAAGTAAAGGAAATCCCAAGTTTTACTagaatttgcaattttttttttaagttgctaCCATAGATGAAacatcaaaaggaaaaatcagaaagtaaaataaaatagaaaagactTGTATTCAAGTGAAGTATGTAAGTATTATCAAGTGATCAGAAATATACAAAGATTGGCACTTAACCCTTAAGAAACAACGTTCAACAATAGAAGCAGAAATTTCAGCACCAAATCCTCCTGTAACTGGAGCTTCATGACTAATCTGCACACAGGAAATTTATGGATCACCTATAATTTCACCAATTTCATCTCATAAAGCATTTGAATGGAGAAATTATGCTTACAAGAAGTCTTCCAGTCTTTCTGACAGATGCTTCTACAGTTTCCTTATCCCAAGGTATTAGAGTTTTCAGGTCTATCAGTTCACAAGAAATTCCTTCCTGCAAAGTCGCATGGTTTGAATAGAGTTTATAAAAGTAAGGAGGACGAGAATCAGAGTCCTTAAAATGACATGATTTGATCCTGTGTTATAAATACCAAGTCAAAACTTAACATATTtgcaattttaaatttatccaaaTCAGGGAATATTTGAAACTTGAGAATTCTCTGGACTAGACAACTTAATTTCTGGAAAAAGTTCATCTCAAGAGGTGGGAAGGCAATGCCCTTTGTGAAAATATCACTTGTCATTTATTAGTATTTaccataattgaaaattttgactatTAGTAAGCTTTGTATTTCTAATGTTTACTGGAAAATTTTAGCTTCTGGAAACTTTGAAGAATAGTTTTCCAGCAATGAGAATCACATAAGCTTTGTATTTCTAATGTTTACTGGAAAATTTTAGCTTCTGGAAACTTTGAAGAATAGTTTTCCAGCAATGAGAATCACATAAGCTTTGTATTTCTAATGTTTACTGGAAAATTTTAGCTTCTGGAAACTTTAAAGAATAGATTTCCAGCAATGAGAATCACATACCTTTTCAGCATCAAGACAGGCCTGTTCCATTATAGATAACTGAGCTCCCCACCCAACAAGTGTAATGTCACTGCCTTCTCGAATCACCtgagtattttcaattttatttaatatcaaagttcctatattacattacAATCAGTGTTATCTTTTGAATTCTTCAGCTATGATGAAACCAGAAGAAGCGTACCTCTGCCTCTGATAGAGGCAACATGTAATCATGCTCGGGAACCTCTTCTACTGCCAAACGGTAGAGCCACTGTACCACAAGAAATTTTTCCAATTCCAATTTCAATCTCAAAGTTCTCGTTTGATAAATCATCACCTAACAATTCAATGAAGTTTCCTTGCAATACCTTTGGTTCAAAAAATACAACAGGATTTGGATCACGGATGCAGGATAGCAACAAACCTTTTGCTTGCTGCGGGCTTCGAGGGATGATCACCTATACAAGAACTTATTTTGAGAGATTTGATAATAATTCATCAATGCTATACTAGACAACAATGTGCAAGAAGCCCTATTTCCCTTGCAACAAAATTTAGGAAGAAACAAGAAATGCAATATTGCTAATTCCCTCTTTCAACCTCATGGCACTCAGCCATCCCAAAAATTGGTTAACCAATTTAGCTTCATGTATTTTGAATGCAGAAAAATCCATTTTCAATAGAAAATATCAAGCTCTCATGATGAAGGTAGCTGCCAAACATAAAAGATCTATGTGCAGATGAAGACATGAGTGGCGTGTTATGAAGTGGCCACTAGGTTCCAGGCACAACAACTACCAAAAACCCATGCTGACAGACCAGGCTATGTATGAAATCTAGAAATTATGGATtagacacacacatacacatgtTTGAGCATTTGCTTGCATacagtaaaatatataataggAATGTTCCCACCAATGTCATAATTGTCCGATGTGATGGTGGTGTAAGTAGCTGATTTTTCATTTGTCATTTGACaagacaaaagtacagtcataaacttccaaaagaaaagaaccTTATTAAAAGTGTTGGTACTGTTGTTGTGGTTCACATACCCTTCATGGATGTTCAAGAATTATAAATTGCTTTCAAGGAGACCGTACTCATTGCTGGGGGAGACTTTACAGTTTACACAATGATTTCAACTAATTGTGAACTCATATAATGGAAGTATTTCATCAGAATACTCACATATTACAGTTACAAAATGGAGaattgctcattttagagaatagataataacaaaaatagaaaataaatccCAGAAAGAAGACTAGATGTCTAAGAAGAATGAAAACATACTTTAATACCAGGAACATGACAGAAGAAAGCTTCAGGGGACTGTGAGTGATAATGTCCACCATGGCCCACAGCTCCATAAGGGGTTCTTATTGTTAAACCTAGGGAGAAATGTTGAACCTCAGCATGTGAAATAAAAAGGGGGGGGATAAAAGGTCCAGAagctttttttataaaactttttaaaatggAAACAAACTATAAGAAGTTACCTCCACAATTAAATTGATTCCCGCTACGGTATCTGAACTTCGCAGCTTCATTAACAATCTACAAGAAATATTCTGTCACTCAACAGTCAATTATAAGGCAACTATAGAACATAGCATTGGGGAGGATGCATGCCTGATCAAACGCAGGAAAAATATAATCTGCAAATTGGATTTCTGCTATGGCCCGATTGCCCTATCATGACATCAGATGAGACAGAAAGTTACAGCTATAAggcagaattaaaaaaaataaaaaagcaaccTGTATTTAGGTTTCAAACTCACCATTGCTGCTAGACCAATGCCAAACCCAACGATGCCCTGTTTACACGGCCACGTTAGTATCAAACCTATCAAATGCTCCTTGATCAAATGataccaaaaacagaaaaaagaaataggaagCTAATAGTAAAAGTAGATTAACAAAGATCCTTTGTGTATCACACATTATCAAAATGTGGTGTACAGCTTTCTGTTATACTCGGACTTTGTTGGAGCCTTAAGCTACAAGCCCAAAACCTTCAATCCTTTTTTCTAAATGGGTATTTCCAGAGCACCTCATCTTGTCATTTCGTCCAATTTACAGAGGATTTATTTATGCCAAAAATAATTACTCTAACCCACATAATGTTTTAGGGTGTATATATACAAGGACAAAGGTAATGTAGCAAAAGAATGTGATGTGAAACAAAATACCTGTTCACAAAGAGGGGTATTGAAAACCCTACTTTTACCAAATCGATCAGCTAATCCTGTCGTGCAACGGAATACCCCACCAAAGCCTACATCTTCCCCAAATACGTAAGCTctgaaaggaaaggaaaagcaTGAGCTGAAACATGCTATAAAGATAAACACAATGAGGCAACTTATATTAGTCAAAAtgcaattgaaaatattgaCATCTTTGCATAAAGATTCAGTTATATACGAGCTCTAATGTGTGACTTCAGGCATAACCACAGGAATGAAACAGAATCTACCATGTGCTTTACAGCTCAGAAATCAAAAGCAATTCATTATGGAAGCAAAATTGAGCTTTGAATTAATGGAAGTAAACAGAAATTTGAAACAAAGGGAGACCATTTACCATTTAAGCCTGGCATTCAAGAAAAGGTTTATGATTgagactaaggctttgttgtagtaattgtttctttttattttgttttttttgctaGCAGTTATAACTTTATAAGCTGTTTTGTAGGCCAAGTCGTGACCATCTGTATCTATCATCTTCTCCTAGTTGTCATATATCTTCAATAAACG
Protein-coding regions in this window:
- the LOC115978199 gene encoding 2-oxoisovalerate dehydrogenase subunit beta 1, mitochondrial isoform X1; translated protein: MAASSLKRLRIGRLGCWVPRREFSTCDDKVVVQQNGKSMNLYSAINQALHIALETDPSSCFSFPFRAYVFGEDVGFGGVFRCTTGLADRFGKSRVFNTPLCEQGIVGFGIGLAAMGNRAIAEIQFADYIFPAFDQIVNEAAKFRYRSGNQFNCGGLTIRTPYGAVGHGGHYHSQSPEAFFCHVPGIKVIIPRSPQQAKGLLLSCIRDPNPVVFFEPKWLYRLAVEEVPEHDYMLPLSEAEVIREGSDITLVGWGAQLSIMEQACLDAEKEGISCELIDLKTLIPWDKETVEASVRKTGRLLISHEAPVTGGFGAEISASIVERCFLRLEAPVARVCGLDTPFPLVFEPFYMPTKNKILDTIKSTVNY
- the LOC115978199 gene encoding 2-oxoisovalerate dehydrogenase subunit beta 1, mitochondrial isoform X2 → MAASSLKRLRIGRLGCWVPRREFSTCDDKVVVQQNGKSMNLYSAINQALHIALETDPRAYVFGEDVGFGGVFRCTTGLADRFGKSRVFNTPLCEQGIVGFGIGLAAMGNRAIAEIQFADYIFPAFDQIVNEAAKFRYRSGNQFNCGGLTIRTPYGAVGHGGHYHSQSPEAFFCHVPGIKVIIPRSPQQAKGLLLSCIRDPNPVVFFEPKWLYRLAVEEVPEHDYMLPLSEAEVIREGSDITLVGWGAQLSIMEQACLDAEKEGISCELIDLKTLIPWDKETVEASVRKTGRLLISHEAPVTGGFGAEISASIVERCFLRLEAPVARVCGLDTPFPLVFEPFYMPTKNKILDTIKSTVNY